A genomic region of Sulfobacillus acidophilus DSM 10332 contains the following coding sequences:
- a CDS encoding molybdopterin molybdochelatase (PFAM: Probable molybdopterin binding domain; MoeA N-terminal region (domain I and II); MoeA C-terminal region (domain IV)~TIGRFAM: molybdenum cofactor synthesis domain~COGs: COG0303 Molybdopterin biosynthesis enzyme~InterPro IPR005110:IPR001453:IPR005111:IPR020817~KEGG: ttr:Tter_1452 molybdenum cofactor synthesis domain protein~PFAM: MoeA, N-terminal region, domain I/II; Molybdopterin binding; MoeA, C-terminal, domain IV~SPTR: Molybdenum cofactor synthesis domain protein;~TIGRFAM: Molybdenum cofactor synthesis): protein MISVEDAQSRILSQIRPGPQIETVSLTDAVGRVLADDIQSPMAVPPFTNTSMDGYAVIADDTASATAEQPVRLRNLGTVSAGHPVQDAVTPGTCWKIMTGAPVPPGANAVVPVEWTKTQSDGQVLIFRPVTPGAHLRWAGEDFQPGQAALSRGTRLSPPQVGILATLGWAEIPVARRPRIAILSTGDELREPGQPLPAGTIHNSNSYALLAAVKEAGGEPILFPPAPDRLDAIRETIRQAESEADLIISSGGVSVGDFDLVKTVIEELGELTFWRVNVKPGKPVAFGRVGSVPVLGLPGNPVSALVTFELFVRPIIRRWLGDDQWQRPVVTLPLYRPFTEITDRRHYVRSRLVIEDGHLRLWPHSNQGSAVQSSWADVDALMIVPEHTGPYQRGDELPAMLLGLTALHAAHIDQNRKNP, encoded by the coding sequence ATGATTTCGGTGGAAGACGCTCAATCTCGTATTCTGTCCCAAATTCGCCCCGGTCCCCAAATAGAAACCGTGTCGTTAACCGATGCGGTGGGCCGGGTGCTGGCCGACGATATCCAAAGCCCTATGGCCGTCCCCCCGTTTACCAACACCTCGATGGACGGCTATGCGGTCATTGCGGACGATACGGCTTCCGCAACCGCCGAGCAGCCGGTGAGACTCCGGAATCTCGGCACCGTCAGTGCCGGCCATCCCGTTCAGGACGCCGTGACGCCCGGGACCTGTTGGAAAATCATGACGGGGGCGCCGGTGCCTCCGGGAGCCAATGCCGTCGTACCGGTCGAATGGACCAAAACCCAATCAGACGGCCAGGTCTTGATTTTCCGTCCCGTGACCCCCGGCGCGCATTTACGGTGGGCCGGTGAAGACTTCCAACCGGGCCAAGCGGCATTAAGCCGCGGCACGCGTCTTTCTCCACCCCAAGTGGGAATTTTGGCGACTTTGGGCTGGGCCGAGATTCCGGTGGCCCGTCGCCCACGGATCGCGATTTTATCCACGGGCGATGAACTCCGTGAGCCGGGTCAGCCTTTACCGGCCGGGACTATTCATAATTCCAACAGCTACGCTCTCTTGGCCGCCGTCAAAGAAGCGGGGGGCGAACCGATTTTGTTTCCGCCGGCCCCGGATCGCTTGGACGCGATTCGAGAGACGATTCGTCAAGCCGAGTCCGAAGCCGACCTGATTATCAGTTCCGGAGGCGTGTCGGTGGGAGATTTTGATTTGGTTAAGACGGTGATCGAAGAGCTCGGCGAACTCACGTTTTGGCGCGTTAACGTGAAACCCGGCAAACCCGTCGCGTTCGGCCGCGTCGGGTCGGTTCCGGTTCTGGGATTACCGGGCAATCCGGTCTCGGCCTTGGTCACGTTCGAGCTTTTCGTGAGGCCGATTATTCGCCGTTGGCTAGGCGACGACCAATGGCAAAGGCCGGTGGTGACCTTGCCCCTTTATCGGCCGTTTACGGAAATTACCGACCGCCGGCATTATGTGCGCAGCCGTTTAGTGATTGAGGACGGACACCTTCGGCTCTGGCCGCATAGCAATCAAGGATCGGCGGTGCAAAGTTCCTGGGCTGACGTAGACGCCCTGATGATCGTTCCGGAACATACCGGCCCCTATCAACGGGGGGACGAATTACCTGCCATGCTGCTCGGTTTAACCGCGCTGCACGCCGCGCACATTGACCAAAACCGCAAAAACCCCTAG
- a CDS encoding pantothenate kinase (PFAM: Bordetella pertussis Bvg accessory factor family~TIGRFAM: pantothenate kinase, type III~COGs: COG1521 Putative transcriptional regulator protein~HAMAP: Type III pantothenate kinase~InterPro IPR004619~KEGG: tmr:Tmar_0141 pantothenate kinase~PFAM: Bordetella pertussis Bvg accessory factor~SPTR: Pantothenate kinase;~TIGRFAM: Bordetella pertussis Bvg accessory factor), whose protein sequence is MDGVLAIDIGNTHIKLGLYRQGRWINEWRLSTEIRRTADEYHLTMQGLMREAGITHVERVVLASVVPLLTPIFVRVARHVSGSNPLEITPPGYGLAIDYPAEMLGADRFVNALAAWQLMKRPVVVVDVGTTATVDAVADATFLGGAIAPGPHFLVQALAQGTARLPQVMPAIEAWAIGKTTQQAIQAGVGHGFVGMVRALIEETRSVIGATAPIVMTGGWATRIMPYLNLPVLVEPRLTLEGLRYAEEWHRRHQP, encoded by the coding sequence GTGGACGGCGTGTTGGCCATTGACATCGGGAATACGCACATTAAGTTAGGACTTTATCGTCAAGGGCGCTGGATTAACGAGTGGCGGCTATCCACCGAAATTCGTCGCACGGCCGACGAGTATCATTTGACGATGCAAGGCTTAATGCGGGAAGCCGGCATTACGCACGTCGAGCGCGTGGTTTTAGCCTCGGTCGTCCCCTTGCTGACGCCCATATTCGTGCGGGTGGCGCGACATGTCAGCGGTTCGAATCCGCTGGAAATTACTCCGCCGGGTTATGGGTTGGCAATTGATTATCCGGCCGAGATGCTGGGAGCCGATCGGTTTGTCAATGCCCTGGCCGCCTGGCAGTTGATGAAGCGGCCGGTGGTGGTGGTCGACGTGGGAACCACCGCGACGGTGGACGCCGTGGCCGACGCGACGTTTCTGGGCGGCGCGATTGCTCCGGGTCCGCATTTTTTGGTGCAAGCCTTAGCCCAAGGGACTGCGCGGTTACCGCAGGTCATGCCGGCCATCGAGGCGTGGGCGATTGGCAAAACCACCCAACAGGCGATTCAAGCCGGGGTCGGGCACGGGTTCGTGGGCATGGTGCGGGCGTTGATTGAAGAGACACGTTCCGTGATCGGGGCCACCGCACCGATTGTAATGACCGGCGGGTGGGCGACCCGCATTATGCCGTACTTAAATTTGCCGGTGCTGGTCGAACCGCGGTTAACGTTGGAGGGGCTCCGCTATGCCGAGGAATGGCATCGTCGACACCAGCCGTAG